The Sorex araneus isolate mSorAra2 chromosome X, mSorAra2.pri, whole genome shotgun sequence DNA segment TgagctttattttcttcctcctctctcagcAGCTGCCATTGGATGGATGCCACATGTCCCTAGTTGCCTTCACCTAGTAGATAGCCTTCTTGCTCAAGCCCAGAGCTCAAGCCCAAAGAGTTCTTGCTCAATGTCTTCTTGTCCTGGGGGAAAAGTACTTTGGGCCTTGCAAATCTATCATGCAGACATATTCATTGCAAGCCTTCTTTATTGTCATCCCAAGGTGATGTCATAATCATTCCAATATTCATTCTGCTCTATGCATTCTGCACATACGGGCTAGGAGGAGGCACCCAGTTCCTTGCTTACATATTCCCCCAAACTCCCAACATTCCCCTAATCTGATGCATACATTAGGGTGAGCCTGGAGAGTCTCTTTCAGAAAATATCCAgctagtgtgtgtatgtgtatgtgctggGTGGGGAGGCAGTAACGctgcttatttttggttttggtccataccctaaagtgctcaggtcttactccttgttctgtgctcaagaataattcctggtggggcttggaggaccatgtgttttcctgggaattaaatctgggttagcagtgtgcaagggaaacacttcacctgctgtactctctggttGCTTTTCATCTTCTATTTGGTAACAGCTTTACAGAGATATCATAGAGTTTGCCCATTTAAAGTATACAATTTGCTTATTTGAATATATTCACAGTTGTGAAACATTGCCACAATCAAAATCACCTTAAAAAGAACCCTATGCTGTTTACACATCATCCCACAAATTTACCTCCCAAATCCTCACCCTGTAAGAAATCAACCACTGATGTACTTTCTGTCTCAATGTATTTGCTTGTTATGACTATGGTATATAAATAATTACTACACTTTTGtaactggcttctttcacttatttTCAAGGTCCATACATGCAATATATGTGTTTGTACTTCATTTTTAtgtctgagtagtattccattgtaggaCAATACCACACTTAACTTCTCCACTTGTGGGCATTTAGCTTAGTACcatgtttaattaatttattttttgatggacATTTAGCTTACTTCtacttttttatattataaataatactgctGTGATCTTTTGGGCTCACATTTTGTGTAATCATCTCATGAGTGTatacctagaagtggaattgctaaatTATAAGGTAACTTGATATTCAACCTTCTGAGGGACTGTAATACTTTCCCAAGATGCCTGTACCAGTTTTCATTCCCACCAATAGATACATGAGATTAACAATTTCTCCCCTACCTTGCTTATACTAATTCTCATCTGCTTTTTATCATTCTGGCCAAGCTGTGTGAAGTGATAAGTTGCTTTGATTTTGCATTCCATGCAGTCACTTCATCTGGCCTAGAGGGAAGTGATGGAGCACCTCACTAATTGTGCTACACTCCCACACCAGTTAACCTCTGAATTTTGCAACTCCCCCAGTATTCAGAGTTTGGAGAAAATTGTGCTTCCCTGTCCCATCTATCCCCACCTGTTAAAGTCTGAGTATTGGCAGGAATAGGGCCTGTTTTGTCAAGTGACTCGTACAAAAGTACAGGACTCTGTTTCGAACGTGGAGCTATTTATCACTTCTCCGTCCTTGGCATTTGGTTTAAGGTCCTATACaacattcttttctttataaaaccACAAATACAAACCTATAAAATCATTATCAGAACTAGTTTAACCCCAAATGAATTGATGTTTGGAACCCCCCCCACAAAGCAGCCATCACTTTCGGGGGTAGGTCTTTCAATTTATACTTGACTCAAAGGATACAAACAGGATTAGCCTGACAGTTTTGGTCTGATGGGTTCATATTGatggaaaatagaataaatgtaaaatagTCAGAATACATTTGGTCAAGAGGAATTGATGGCAGAGATAAGTGAGGACATCATATGAGACCCACAAGCTTCTAAAAATGAATTTACATCTTCTGACACAGAAAAATGACAATATGAGAGAATTTAGAGGAACACAGATGAAATTGCTGAGCCACTGCTGGTAATTTGGAGGAACTGTGGGGAAGAGGAGATATCAAAGACTGGCAAAGGGAAAATGTCTGAATTTCCCAAAACTCTAACCTCAGACTGGAAATTGAATTCATTCAAAATTCTAGAATGAATTATTAAATTGAGTGGTTTATGGCTACTTGGACAAAAAAGAGGGGGTGTCTAGCAAGCTGTATAGATTCACTAAGTGATACCCAGTGGGTCCTCAGATAGCCACTGCTCTAGCAGAGTAGGGAATCTTCTGGCACTGAGCCTCTACAACAGGATTTTTGTCCTGTTTATCACAGTGTTTCCACAAAAGAAATCAATTTCCGGATGAGAGGGAAAATTACAAACTGAATGAAAAACCAATGTGGATAGTGTGCATATGAAATGACTGAATAATCTACAAAGAGAAAGTTAACAATCACTTAATATCAAGTCAGAAGCTGATCTCTagtaataacagcaacaatagcAATTATAATAATGATCGTGATGGTAATAATAGCTCGTATTTATCAAATTCTTACCATGTGCCAGCATTGCTTGAACtacggctggagcaatagatagcacaacgggtagggcgtttgccttgcatgcaaccacctgggtttgattcctctgcctttcttggagagcccagcaagctaccgagggtatctcgcctgcacggcagagcctggcaagctacccatggtgtatttgaaatgtcaaaaaacagtaacaacaagtctcacaatggagacgttactagtgcccgctcgagcaaatcgatgagcaaaggaatgacagtgacagtgactttacttGTATTAACCTATCGAATTATGACAATCACTCCATAATATTATCAGTAGAAATTATCACTATAGCCAGGTTTATGGATTGGAAAGTTAGGAGTAGTGCACTTAAATCACTTGTCTCAGGCCAAACAGCAGGGGAATGGAACTGGCACTTAAATCTGTCTCCTACCAAACATGCTCAGTCTTgttgaggatgtgtgtgtgtgtgttgaaggaTAGATTCAGGATTTGACTCTAGAAATCCTGGTCTCAgaaaatagtatatattttttcaatattagtTTACTATTGCCCCCCctgtgcctagctgtcttcacctaggcccctcagagaggctggattgcctttccctcccttccccaagcagagccttgacagttgaagacctctggaacccagccacatccatgctcaaggccactctccacacattcagacaagcctcaagcatgaagggactggcagaggaatccagatgtgtgggacccagggctgagatctccaagcctgctcggattgggactgggtcttctccagccagaccccccattttccagtagcttggcagccacacccacaaatggcccccagcaccgtgtaatcccaccaacagccaacatccagagactataagaccaagctcccaggagCACAAGGCCGCTTTGCAACTGCatgacatgtaatagccttgttctccctcttcaagaacctgagaagctaccaagagCCTATCGCCCTTATGCGagtgccttgcaagctgcccatggtgtgttcatatcccaaaatatagtaaaatatatatgcatacctctcggagagcctggcaagctaccaagagtatcccgcctgcacggcagagactggcaagctacctgtggcatattcaatatgccaaaaacagtaacgataggtctcattcccctgaccctgaatgagcctccaatctttgggaaagatgagtaaggagaggctgctaaaatctcagggctgagtgtaatagacacattactggtgcctgctcgagttaatcgatgcacaatgggatgacagtgatacagtgatagtttactaTTTATGGCATGTGATTAAAAACAATTGGGGGTGGAGTTAGAAAggcagtacaggagttaaggtccCTCTTGCATGCAggctggttcaattctcagcactgcatatggtcccctgagcactgtcaggagttgttcctgagcacagaaccagaaataagccttgagcatggccaggcctGGCtgtaaaaaaacagtaacaaatattgGGGTATAAGTAGGTAAGCAGAAGCAGCCAACATAGGTTTAACCTTGGGGAATGAATGTCAAAATATCATGCTTCATCCCAATTTCCAACATGGACTTGACCGTGGAAGTTCAGGTCTTGAGGAAAAAAAACCACTGTAGGAACAGCAAAAGTAGGTGTGTGAACTTAGCATGCTCCCTTTTTTCCAGGAACCCTCATTTTTGGTTTGAACAGTGAGAATCCTTGCGATTGGATTACAACTTTTTATCATCTGCATTTTATGACATTTCTACAGTaaacccccccccttttttttctcattttgtagcTTTATTGAGTCATCAGCTTAATTCTCATCCACATTGAGTGTCTGCAGATTTTTGAAAGTGGTGACGGACACATAGGTAACCAGTGTGTAAAGTTTGTTTGGTGAATCTTCGTCCTTGTTACGCTTTCTGGACAAACGTACACAGATCTGGTATGGGACATTCCTGATGCCCTTGGCCCAGACGGCCCTGTTGAGCCTCGTGTCGATGCGCACGTCGGGGGTGCCCATCTCCTTCATGGCAAACTTGTGGATCTCCTTGAGGGCCCGGGGCGCGCGCTTCTTGAAGCCCACGTCGTGGATGCGCTTGTGGATGTTGATGGTGTACTCGCGCGTCACCACCTCCTTGATGGCCGAGCGGCCCTTCTTTTTCTCGCCGCCCTTCTGAGCGGGCACCATACTGCTGGCCGGCTGAGCAGAAAGGAAGACGCGGGGGCTTGTGgcctgtttttgtattttaaaaaataaatgaataaactagaTAAATTCCTTGGGCTTTCCAACACGCCCAGGTTCTGGATGCatttcagaaggaaggaaagactgGGGCAGTCTGTAGCAGTTCTACTCTGAACGTTGGTTCTGTTTGTCCCTGTCTTTCCTCCCAGAAGAAAGTTCTTCCCCAGGTCAATTCAGCAACCACTTCCCACCTTTAGGGCTTCCACTCGCTAGAGGATATGCTTACCTTCTTTGGGAGCCCAGTCAAATCATATACCACTGCTTCTTAGGCAATCATTTATAACTTCCacgtttttgtgttttatttttgctttttggttttgggggccacacccagttttgctgagggtttactcttggctgtgtgcccaggcatctctcctggtgggctcaggggaccatatgggataatggcgATCAAAACCAGgcctgccacttgcaaggcaagtgtcataaccacttctgtactatttctctggtcccattcttttttgtttttctttttgggtcacacctggtgatgcacaggggttactcctggttctgcactcaggaattactcctggcggtgctcaggggaccatatgggatgttgggaatcgaaccccggttggccgcgtgcaaggcaaatgccctacccgctgtgctattgctccagccccccattataCATTCTTTTTCCAGCCCCCCATTATACATTCTTTAATACGTAATTTTGAAGACATATTACAATCATAATATTTTCCCTTTAGTTCACATTTAAGCCTATTTGTTTTGTAAGTTGATTTATTGGTTTATCATGTTATGAAATTTCAGGGATTTAGTTTCATGCTTTTACATATATCATGCTAATGTCCAATGGtgtcacaacaacaacaacaacaataaaaaccctTTACTTCTTCCTAGcccctctcccttttcccttctcctctctgaaAATCACCATAGTTTTGTTTTCGGGAGTTTGGAagacattcccagcagtgctcagggcttatgcctgtctctgtgctcagggatcagtcctgttcgagcttggaggaccatatgggatgcgcgGGATCAAActccgggtcagtcacgtgcaaagcaagcatcctactcactgtactatctatagAGACTTTTATTAGGACTTTTCAGACGATAATGTGCTGAGGACTCACCTTGGGATCTTATCAAAAACCAGATCTTGAGCAAGTAGGTCTGGATAGGGGTTTGGGATTCTGCCATCCCAGGAAGCTACCACAAGAAATGCTGATACCACTGTTGATGGACATAGTTTCAGTACTGAGACTCCACATCACCTTTCAGAGCGCTGACCTTGTTAGTAGCTCAAAAATCCTTAGTACATGTAAATTGATCCAGACTTGTCTTTTCTAAAAGACCATTAGTGATGAGTTACCAGGTACTGTGAAGCACTCTAAAATAGGGTAGTGAATGAGGTGGGGAACGGGATACTTTCTTTGTAATTCAGGGCAAGGTTTGGCTGACCTTCCACTTTGTTATTTGAGGCCTCACAGATGGGTGGgctcatttgaaaaattaaaatattactatcACATAAGTGGCCCAGACAGGGCTTAACTCTCATCacaaagagggaaggagaagcaaGGTAGAAACTCATTACCTGCATCAAAACGTGGCAGAGGGACATGGAGGAGGCAAGAAAGAACCAACTCTTCTCAATCTATATGTACTGATGAATCAATATCTCCTTTCTTTCTAATACTagcttttctactttctaatattAGATCTAAatctgatttttctgtttttttccctaaTCTCATCCTTTGAAAACTTAGTTGGGGTATATTTTTATTCCCAACctctaagtaaaaataattaaataaataaatgaaaagaaatggacCATGTAAAACAATCTAAAGTCTGGAGAAATCACACCAGAAATGAAGGCCTCATAAGATCATCCATTGCTCAATTTTCTCATTTGGGTGGGGCGGTGGGTGTGCCCTCCTCGCTCCTGCTGATGCTCGGCCAACTAGGCCAGATGGCTCAATGCAAGTGCTTGAGGATGCAGCACTGCttgggtcctgtggtgctgggaaccaccagggctaccctggcaatgcttaggggcctccagggtcacgtagagcagtgtttgggggctaccaCAGTTgcatccagcaattctcaggagcCACCAAGTctatatctagtggtgctcaaaggtCCAGGCAGcagcagggatcaaactagagtcagGTGCATGTGCTCTTAATGCCTATACGATCTCCTTGCCCTTCCTAGACTCTTTTCAAGCGAACCCATTTTCTAGTGagagtcactgttactgtcactgtcatcctgttgctcattgatttgttcgagcgggcaccagtaatgtctctcattgtgagacttattattactgtttttggcatatccaataagccacgggtagcttgccaggctctgccgtgcgggtgcgatactctcggtagcttgccgggctctccgagaggggcagaggaatcgaacacgggtcagccacatgaaaggcgaacgccctaccattgtgcaaTCACTACAGCCCACCTAGTGAGAGTCGGGAgggaaattaaaaatgtatagcCAAAGTTTGAAGCTCTCTctggttgatttttattttttacttgtttgtgtgtggggagggggacacgATTCATCAGTCGTGTACCAAGATGAGTATTAATATATGCCTAAGTTTTCATTGATATCACTAATTCGTATTTCCTATCAATAGTCTTAACAGTTCTTGTTAGGGCATTTATGAAGCCAGCAATCTCCACAATGGCAAAATGCAGACCTTTGATGCTATAGTATCTTCCCAACAAGCTGGTATTTTAATATCCTTTTGCCTTATGAGATCAATTTGTACTCTGGTGCAGAGATTTCTGTAAAAGGTCAGTCCTGATATTGGAAGAGAACATTTAATCAAAAATAGTATGTAAAAGATAATGCAGAGATGATATCAAATAATAACCTTTATTCTCTCTGACATAAACCAACTATTAACAAGAATATTGAAGCACAAAGCTATTGTGTGTTGAGTCATGTTTAGAGAATTCATATTAGCTATAAAGTAGCTGTTATACAGAATGTTACAATGTAATACTATTGTGTTATATTTAGAGAATTAATATTATCCACGGGAAAAATAACTTACTTTTTTATACTAGTTAAGTTAGAAAATGATCTGGTTTCTTTCAAGACAATGCCTCATTCAGTTATTATTCATACTCCTGGATAAAATtgccataaaatttaaaaggtatcTCATTTAGGTTCAGCtgaattatactttattttagaagaaaaagcaAGATCTTTCTGACCTGCATTTTCTATTGTGAggttaacattttgtttttaataataagtGCTGCTGATATAAAACCAGgtaaaaatatttgtacacacccactttataaaattttattattaaaaataggaTTAAGAATCGAGAATGTAGAACAAAATAGCACTGATTTTAGTATGAACTAATGGGAACCAGtattgcatattttcttttttttttttttgctttttgggtcacacctggcgatgcacaggggttactcctggctctgcactcaggaatcactcctggcggtgctcaggggaccatatgggatgctgggaatagaacctgggtcggccacgagcaaggcaaacgccctacccgctgtgctattgctccagcccccagtattgcatattttcttaggattttttcccctttaggttaagggccactcctggtggtgctcagggcttactcctggctctctactcaggggtcacttcaggtggttcttggggaaccatatggagcgccagagatcaaatcaggttTGGCTGCATGAAgtgcaagcaccttgcccatgtactatctctccagcacctctctTAAGAATTTTGcaaaaccataattcccaaaaatagagagaaagaaggaaagtgcctgccacagagacaaggGTTGAGATGGAgtgcgggtggtgggagggatactgggaacattggtggtggaaaatgcacactggtggagggatgggtgttcaatcaatgtatgactgaaactcaatcatgaaagctttgaaactgtatctcacagtgattcaattaaaaaattaaaaaaacttccaatactatattaaagagaagtggtgagagtgggcatccttgtcttgtcccggatcttagaggaaaagcccttagtttttctccattgatgataatgcttgccctaggttcgtggtagatggctttgactatcttgagaaaagttcctccaaaacccattttggtgagagtttttatcatgaatgggtgttggatcttgtcaaatgctttctctgcagctattgatatgatcatatggtttttatctttacttttgttgatgtgatggattatgttgattgatttccgaatgttaaaccatccttgcatccccgggatgaatcccacttggtcatggtgtatgatctttttgatg contains these protein-coding regions:
- the LOC101544700 gene encoding 60S ribosomal protein L31-like; the encoded protein is MVPAQKGGEKKKGRSAIKEVVTREYTINIHKRIHDVGFKKRAPRALKEIHKFAMKEMGTPDVRIDTRLNRAVWAKGIRNVPYQICVRLSRKRNKDEDSPNKLYTLVTYVSVTTFKNLQTLNVDEN